Proteins encoded in a region of the Trypanosoma brucei gambiense DAL972 chromosome 11, complete sequence genome:
- a CDS encoding T. brucei spp.-specific protein: MTFSSVQSSVHLYSNVVELAIRYTDLCAFCGRKEHEGENGSTKGDRAETSGSWHFHLARSKEPIAVSCLHAIMQRTNILGGRVNLSFTFERVPPFGGHKSRAVIQLASFHYSKNMRLCLNVAYLPQEEVRLKTVRAHVYSDCNVLEVACWRVFVFLGRSTTFY; the protein is encoded by the coding sequence ATGACATTCTCCTCTGTACAATCATCTGTGCACCTTTATTCAAACGTGGTAGAACTTGCTATTCGGTATACAGATCTGTGTGCCTTTTGTGGTCGTAAAGAGcatgaaggggaaaacggcTCCACTAAAGGCGATAGAGCTGAGACTTCGGGAAGTTGGCATTTTCACCTAGCGCGGTCGAAAGAACCGATTGCCGTTTCCTGTCTCCATGCAATAATGCAGCGGACAAATATCTTGGGTGGACGCGTCaatctttcttttacttttgaaCGGGTGCCACCCTTTGGTGGTCACAAGAGTCGTGCTGTCATACAACTTGCATCCTTTCATTACTCGAAGAACATGCGCTTATGTCTGAATGTAGCCTATCTACCTCAAGAAGAGGTTCGTTTGAAGACCGTTCGAGCACATGTATACAGTGATTGTAATGTCTTGGAAGTTGCTTGTTGGCGAGTTTTCGTATTTCTTGGGCGCTCCACTACTTTCTATTAG
- a CDS encoding T. brucei spp.-specific protein, with product MKALKKNITVYSVSLGRLLNEFNNRYFRLKKRSRSEDLKRMPVREEAFLRLSPWHHNVTGSCESGVSELDSDRVNGDLTRCRFLFGRCQMNVEYQFALSVGTRKDVASSKCTGKGSEGGAVLLRFTKIPNKSGGSSTVTCSIQVNKEVQYFNREEVVVAMKFCREIYAKLGEANEFLETEKKRVHMGHYGVDEESNSMGEGSRCLVIICAFCLLMLYIVGSKYSQCRIKNGRGRAYGQKGGQRSKITSNQRFYSIVIIGTASILQVNRIVCWG from the coding sequence ATGAAGGcgttaaagaaaaatattacCGTTTACAGTGTGAGCTTAGGAAGATTGCTAAATGAATTTAACAACCGTTATTTTAGGCTTAAGAAGCGATCTCGTTCAGAGGACCTTAAACGGATGCCGGTACGGGAGGAGGCCTTCTTACGGTTGTCGCCTTGGCATCATAACGTAACGGGAAGTTGCGAATCGGGAGTCTCGGAATTGGATTCAGATCGGGTTAATGGTGATTTAACGCGCTGTCGATTTCTTTTTGGTCGCTGTCAAATGAATGTGGAATACCAGTTTGCATTATCTGTTGGAACACGCAAGGATGTTGCATCATCGAAGTGCACGGGGAAAGGAAGCGAGGGTGGAGCTGTACTCCTTCGTTTCACGAAAATCCCAAACAAAAGCGGGGGTTCATCCACCGTAACATGCAGTATCCAGGTCAATAAAGAAGTGCAATACTTCAATAgggaggaggtggtggtggcgatGAAATTTTGTCGTGAAATTTATGCTAAACTAGGTGAAGCGAACGAATTTCttgagacagaaaaaaaaagagtgcatATGGGTCATTATGGCGTTGACGAGGAAAGTAACAGCATGGGTGAAGGGTCACGATGCTTGGTGATAATATGTGCGTTTTGCTTGCTGATGCTCTACATTGTTGGAAGTAAATATTCGCAGTGTAGAATAAAAAATGGGAGAGGGCGTGCATATGGCCAAAAAGGGGGGCAAAGAAGCAAAATCACGTCCAACCAGAGATTTTATTCCATTGTGATAATAGGCACAGCCTCCATTTTGCAGGTTAACCGCATAGTGTGCTGGGGTTGA